In bacterium, the DNA window GGTTATGCCTGGTGATAATATAGAGATGGAGATAAAGTTAATATATCCGGTAGCACTTGAAAAAGGACAGAGGTTTGCAATAAGAGAAGGAGGGAAGACAGTAGGTGCTGGTGCTGTTACTGAAATAATTGAATAAAAAATTTGCATTGAATAAAAAAATTTGATATAATGTTTTTTTTACAAATAATTAATGGAAAAGAAAAATGGATGGAAAAAGAATTAGAATAAAATTAAAGTCTTTTGACCACAGGTTGCTGGACAGGTCAGTGAAAGAGATAATTGAGATTGTAAGGGGTACAGGTGTCAGAATAAATGGACCTGTTCCTTTACCAACAAAAAGAGAGATTTATACTGTTTTAAGATCTCCACATGTAAATAAAAAAAGTAGAGAACAGTTTGAACTGAAAATACATAAACGACTTATAGATATAATTGATCCGACACCAAGAACTGTTGATGCTTTAAGTAAATTAAGTTTACCAGCTGGAGTTGAAGTAGAAATGAAGGAAAGTTGAGGAATAAAATGGGAATAGGAATTGTTGGAAAAAAACTTAAAATGACACAGGTTTTTACTGATGATGGAGAAATGATTCCCGTTACTTTAATTGAGTACAGAGAAGGTTATGTTGTTGATTTAAAAACAGAAGAAAAAGATGGTTATAATGCTATAAAGGTTGGTTTTGAAGAAGTAAGTGAAAAAAAATTAAACAAACCCTTACTTGGATATTTAAAGAAAAGAAATCTTCCTCCTTTAAAAATTTTAAAAGAATTTAGGTTTGAAAATAAAGAAGATATGAAAGATTTTAAAATTGGAGAAAGAATAAAAATAGATACTATTTTTAAAGAAGGTGATTATGTTGATGTTACGGGTAAATCAATAGGTAAAGGTTTTCAAGGAGTAGTAAAGAGACATGGTTTTCATGGTGGTCCGGCAACGCATGGTTCTATGTCTCATAGAGCGCCTGGTTCAATTGGTTCAACTGCTCCTCAAAGGGTTGTAAAAGGTAGAAAAATGGCAGGACATATGGGAACTGAAACAGTTACAGTTCAAAATTTACAGATATTTAAAATATTAAATGAGGAAAATTTAATTATGGTAAAAGGTGCAGTTCCCGGTCCATCAAATTCATATTTAATTTTAAAAAAAGCAATTAAAAAAAGAAGGTAAAAAATGGTTAAAATAGGGGTTTATGATATTGAAGGTAATTTAATTGAAGAAAGAGAGATATCTGAAAATATCGTGAAAGAACCAATTAATAAAGATGTTTTGTATTATTATACTGTGAGTTATTTAAACAATCAGCGACTTGGAACTCATTCAACAAAAACAAGAGGTGAAGTAAGTGGTGGAGGCAGGAAACCGTGGAGACAGAAAGGTACCGGTAGAGCAAGGGTTGGTTCAATAAGGAATCCTATATGGAGACATGGAGGGATTGCTTTTGGTCCAAAACCAGGAGATTATTATATAAGATTACCCAGAAAAATTAGAAGGAAAGCATTATTTGAATCAATCAGAGATAAAATTATTGAAAACAGAGTAATATTTTTAAAAACAGGGAATATTGAAAAACCAAAGACAAAAATTTTCAGTAATTTTTTAAAGAAAATTGGTTATGAGAATGAAAAAGTCCTGTTTGTTTTTAAAAATACTGAAGAGAAAAAAAATAAAATTTTATCTGTAAGAAATTTAGTTCTTGCAAAATATGATTATATTAATAGGATAAACGCTTATGAAATTTTAAACAGCGATAGGTTGATTTTTGAAGAAGATTGTTTTGAAAATTTAAAAAATTTTCTGGAAGGAGGGAAAATTGTTTGACCCTTATAAAATTGTAAAAAATCCAAAAATAACAGAAAAAGGTACAGAGTTAAACAAAGAGAATAAATATGTCTTCTGTGTTGACAGAAAAGCAAATAAGAACCAGATAAAAAAGGCAATAGAAGAAATTTATAAGGTAAAAGTGGAAAAAATTTATGTTATAAATGTAAAACCTAAAAAAAGAAGATATAGATTTTATATTGAAGGATATAAATCAGGATATAAAAAAGCAATTGTTAAATTGAAAGAAGGAGAAAAAATTGCCATTACGTAAATTAAAACCGGTTACTCCTGGTCAGAGACATGCTTTATTACAGGACTTTTCTGATATTACTAAAACAGAACCAGAAAAGTCCCTGGTCGTTGGTTTGAAAAAGACAGGAGGAAGAAATAATACAGGTCGTATTACTACCAGACATATTGGAGGAGGACATAAAAGATTATATAGAATTATTGATTTTAAGGGAAGAATTAATCACGAAGGCATAGTTAAGAGTATTGAATATGACCCAAATAGAAATGCAAGAATTGCTCTGATTCATTATACAGATGGTGTAAAAAGTTATATTATCGCACCATTAGGACTTTCAATAGGAGACAGAATTAAATGTGGAGAGGATGCAGAAATAAAAGTCGGAAATAGATTACCTTTGAAAAAAATACCTGAAGGTGTTCAAATATATAATATTGAACTTATACCCGGGAAAGGAGGTAAGTTGGTCAGGAGTGCAGGGACTCTTGCAACATTGATGGTAAAGGGAGAAAAGTATGCTCAGGTAAGATTACCATCTGGTGAAGTCAGATTGTTTGACCTTAACTGTTATGCATCTATTGGTCAGGTTAGTAATCCAGAATATAAATATATATCATTTGGTAAAGCAGGAAGGGTGAGGAATCTGGGTATAAGACCAACTGTAAGAGCAACAGCAATGAATCCTGTTGACCATCCTATGGGTGGTGGAGAAGGAAGAGGGAAAGGCCATCAGTCACAGAGTCCAACAGGGGTTCCTGCAAAAGGATATAAAACAAGAAAAAAGAAAAAACCATCAGATAAACTAATAATACAGAGAAGGAAACAAAAATGAGGTCAAAGAAAAAAGGTCCATATATTGACAAAAAACTTATGGAAAAAGTTTTGAAGCAAAAAGAATCGGGTAAAAAAGAAGTTATAAGAACTTGGGCAAGAAGTTGTACAATTGTTCCTGAATTTGTTGGGCATACTTTTGGAGTTCATAATGGAAGGACTTTTGTTAATGTCTATGTAACAGAAAATATGGTTGGTCATCGTCTGGGAGAATTTGCACCGACCAGAACCTTTAGAGGACATGGTGCTCATACAGAAAGAGCGAGAGAAAAGAAATAAAGGGGATTAAAAATGGAAGTAGTAGCAAAAGCAAAGTATGTTAGAATAGGTCCAAGAAAATTAAGAGTTCTTGTTGAACTTGTTAAAGGTAAAAAAGTTGAAGAAGCATTTGGAATTTTGAGAAATGTAAAAAAAAGAGGAGCAAAAATTCTTGAAAAGGTTATTAAAAGTGCAGAGAATAATGGTAAAAATAAAGGTGAAGGAATTGAATGGAAAATAAAAAATATTATAATTGATGGAGGTCCAATGTTAAAAAGATATAGAGCAGCAACTATGGGAAGAGGGGTTATGATTAGAAAAAGGACATCACATATTACTGTTATACTTGAAGGAAAAGGAGAAGAATAATGGGACAAAAGGTTAATCCTATTGGATTAAGAATTGGTATAGTTGAACAGTGGAGAAGTAAATGGTTCAGTTCAAAAAAAGAATTTAAGAATTTATTGAGAGAAGATGTTATAATAAGAGATTATATAAGAAAGAGATATCCAAGAGGTACAATTACTAAAATTGAAATAGAGAAAACAGATAAAATAAGAATCAGATTGTACACACCAAGACCCGGTGTTGTTCTTGGTAGAAAGGGTGCAGAAATTAATCAATTAAGAGATGAATTATATGAAATTTTAAAAAAACAGATTACTATTGACTGCATAGAAATTAATCCACCAGGAACAAGTGCACAATTTCTTGCTGACTCAATTGTTATACAACTTGAAAAGAGAGTTCCTCACAGACAAGCAATTAAAAAAGCAATGGACCTTGCAATTCAGTCAGGTGCAAAAGGAATAAAGGTGAGAATTTCAGGAAGAATTGGAGGTGTAGAAATAGCAAGAAGTGAACAATATATACTTGGTAAGGTTTCTCTTCATACATTAAGAGCAAAGATTGATTATGCAACAAGTACTGCTTTTACAAGAAGTGGAACAGTAGGTGTAAAAGTTTGGGTTTATCTTGGAGAAATTTTGGAAGAAAAAGGAGAAAAAAATGCCGTTAATGCCTAAAAGAGTTAAATACAGAAAAATGCAGAGGGGGAGAACAAAAGGACAGGCGGAAAGAGGTAATAAACTTTTTTATGGAGAGTATGGTTTGAAAGTTCTTGAACCGGGATGGATAACTTCTGCTCAAATAGAAGCAGCAAGAATAGCAATAACCCATTATTTAAAATCAAAAGGTAAACTCTGGATAAGAATTTTTCCTGATAAACCAGTGACTAAAAAACCTGCTGAAAGTAGAATGGGAAAAGGCAAGGGTGATGTTGAAAAATGGGTTGCTGTTGTTTTACCCGGTAAAATAATTTTTGAAATTGCAGGTGTTTCAGATGAACTTGCAAAAGAAGCATTAAGAAGAGCATCCTATAAAATCCCATATAAATCAAAGATTGTTACAAGGTCACTTGTAAGTTAAAAATTTGAAATTTTTAAAGAAAATGCTATAATATTATTTTATGTTTTTAAAAAGGGAATAAAATGAAAAAAGAAGAATTAAATAAGTGGAAGGAAGCAACAAAAGAAGAAATAGGAAATAGAATCTTAGAATTGAAAAAACAACTTTATGAGTTAAATCATCAGTTACTCTTGGGACAATTAAAAAATTACTCACAGATTAAAGAGATAAAAAAAGATATAGCAAGGTTAAAGACCATATTAAGAGAGAAAGAAATTGGAGCTAAAAATGTCAAAAAGAACAATTGAAAAAACAGGAGTAGTTGTAAGCGATAAGATGGATAAAACAAGAGTTGTTATGGTTGAATATATGACACAGCATCCAATTTATAAAAAAATATTAAGGAAAAGAAGAAAGTTTATGGTACATGACGAAGATAATATTACAAAAGTTGGAGATGTGGTTAGAATTATTCAAACAAGACCTTTAAGTAAAAATAAAAGATGGAAAATTATTGAAATTATTGGTAAAAAAGGAGTTATAAGTGATTCAACTGAGGTCAATGCTTCAGGTAGTTGATAATACAGGTGCAAAAAAAATAATGGTTATTGGATTTATAGGTAGTTCAAAGAAAAGATATGGTTATGTTGGAGATGTTGTTGTTGCTACTGTGAAGCACGCTCTTCCTGATGGGATAGTAAAAAAGAAAGAAAAAGTCAAGGCGGTTATTGTGAGAACTAAAAAAGAGACAAGAAGGAAGGATGGTTCAATTTTAAAATTTGACCATAATTGTGCAGTTATAATTGATAATGAAGGTAATCCGAGAGGAACAAGAGTTTTTGGTCCTGTTCCAAGGGAGTTGAGAGAAAAGAATTTTACAAAGATAATTTCTCTTGCACCGGAGGTTATATAAAATGAAATTTAAGTTGAAAAGAGGAGATATTGTTCAGGTTATAAAAGGAAAAGATAGAGGGAAAAAAGGAAGAATTTTAAAAATTTTTAAAGAAGAAAATAAAGTACTTGTTGAGGGTATTAATTTTGTTAAAAAACACACACGACCGAGATCAGTAGACAGGCAGGGAGGAATAATTCAAATGGAAAAACCCATTGCAATAAGCAATGTTAATTTTTTCTGTTTAAAATGCAGTAAGCCAACACGGCTGGGAATAAAATTTTTAGAAGATGGTACAAAAGTAAGATTTTGTAAAAAATGTAAGGAGATAGTAGAGGAAAAGTAAAATGGAAGAGCCAAGATTAAAAAAAGATTATAGGGAAAAAGTTGTTCCTGAATTGTTGAAGAGATTTAATTATAAAAATAAAATGCAGGTTCCTAAAATTTTAAAAATAGTTTTAAATATGGGAATAGGCAGGGATAATAAAGACGCTAAAGCAATTGAATCTGCTCAAAAAGAACTTACTTTAATCGCTGGACAGAAAGCTGTTTTAACTAAAGCAAAAAAATCAATAGCAGGTTTTAATGTTAGAAAAGGAAATATTGTAGGAGTTATGGTTACACTAAGAGGAAACAGAATGTATGAATTTCTTGATAGATTGATTACTGTGGCTTTGCCAAGGGTAAGAGATTTTGAAGGATTACCAGGAAAATCAACAGATGGAAAAGGTTCGTATACTATAGGGATAAAAGAACATGTGATATTTCCAGAGGTTGATTATAATACAATTTATAAAGTTCAAGGACTCAATGTCACAATAGTTACTTCAGCAAAAACACCCGAAGAAACAATATCTTTATTAAGAGAAATTGGTTTACCGATAAGGGAGGAATAAAAAAGTGGCGAGAAAATGTTTTTTTGAAAAAGTAAAAAGAGGAGCAAAATTTAAAGTAAGAGAAAGAAATAGATGTTGGAGATGTGGAAGGCCAAGGGGTTATTACAGAAAATTTGGTATTTGTAGAGTATGTTTTAGAGAACTTGCTTCAAAAGGAGAAATCCCAGGTGTTAAAAAGGCAAGTTGGTAAAGGAGGAGGGACTTTATGACAATGACAGACCCTATTGCAGATATGTTAACAAGGATTAGAAATGCAAATGCAATATCAAAGTCATATGTTGATGTTCCTTTCAGTAAGTTTAAAATGAAAATACTTGATGTTCTTAAAGAAGAGAAATATATAAAGGATTACGAGTTAATTCAGGATAATTCAAGAAAATATATTAGAGTTCATCTTTTATATTTTGGAAAAAATAAGGCAATAACAGAAATAAAAAGAATAAGTACTCCTGGAAGAAAATTTTATGTTTCAAAGGATAAAATTCCTGTTGTTAAAAATAATTATGGAATAGCTGTTTTGACAACTTCAAAAGGAGTTATGAGTAATAAAAAAGCAAAGGAAATAGGAATCGGAGGAGAAATTCTCTTTTATATATGGTAAAAAGGAAAAACCATGGCAAGATTAGGCAAAAAACCAATTATTATTCCTGAAGGTGTTAAAGTAAAAATAGAAAATGGTAAAGTGTATGTTGAGGGAAAAAAAGGGAATCTCGTTCAGGAAATTTTCCCAAATTTAAGTGTTGTGGTTGAGGATAAAAAGATTATTGTTAAAAACGAGGTAGACCCAAAAAACAAAAAACTATATAGAAAAACCAATGCTTTATGGGGACTTCTAAGGAGTTTAATCTTTAATATGGTAAAAGGTGTAAATGAAGGTTTTGAAAAAATACTTGAAATTCATGGAGTGGGATATAAAGGAGAAGTTAAGGGCAACAAACTTATTCTTTCAGTGGGTTTTACCCATCCAGTTGAGGTTGAAATACCAAAAGAATTATCTGTGGAAGTGAGCAGAAATACGATAATATTTGTAAGAGGAGCAGATAAGCAGAAGGTTGGAGAATTTGCAGCAAGTATAAGAAGAATTTGTCCACCTGAACCATATAAAGGTAAGGGAATTAGATATAGAGGAGAGTATGTTAGACAAAAGGCAACAAAAGCCGGAGTAGGAGCAACAAAATGAAACTGACAAGAAAAGAAAAAAGAATAAAAAGACATATAAGAGTGAGAAAGAAAGTAAAAGGTTCTTCTGATAGACCAAGGTTGTGTATTTACAAAAGTTTAAAACATATATATGCTTCTTTGATTGATGATAGTGTTACACCCAATAAAGTTATTACTACTGTTTCAAGTTTATCACCTGAATTTAAGAAACTTGCTACTGATAAAAGTATTCATGGTGGAAATTTGAAAGGTGCAGAACTTGTTGGAAAACTTGTGGCTGAAAAAGCCATATCACTTGGGATAGAAAAGGTTGTTT includes these proteins:
- the rpsJ gene encoding 30S ribosomal protein S10 encodes the protein MDGKRIRIKLKSFDHRLLDRSVKEIIEIVRGTGVRINGPVPLPTKREIYTVLRSPHVNKKSREQFELKIHKRLIDIIDPTPRTVDALSKLSLPAGVEVEMKES
- the rplC gene encoding 50S ribosomal protein L3, with the protein product MGIGIVGKKLKMTQVFTDDGEMIPVTLIEYREGYVVDLKTEEKDGYNAIKVGFEEVSEKKLNKPLLGYLKKRNLPPLKILKEFRFENKEDMKDFKIGERIKIDTIFKEGDYVDVTGKSIGKGFQGVVKRHGFHGGPATHGSMSHRAPGSIGSTAPQRVVKGRKMAGHMGTETVTVQNLQIFKILNEENLIMVKGAVPGPSNSYLILKKAIKKRR
- the rplD gene encoding 50S ribosomal protein L4, which codes for MVKIGVYDIEGNLIEEREISENIVKEPINKDVLYYYTVSYLNNQRLGTHSTKTRGEVSGGGRKPWRQKGTGRARVGSIRNPIWRHGGIAFGPKPGDYYIRLPRKIRRKALFESIRDKIIENRVIFLKTGNIEKPKTKIFSNFLKKIGYENEKVLFVFKNTEEKKNKILSVRNLVLAKYDYINRINAYEILNSDRLIFEEDCFENLKNFLEGGKIV
- the rplW gene encoding 50S ribosomal protein L23 translates to MFDPYKIVKNPKITEKGTELNKENKYVFCVDRKANKNQIKKAIEEIYKVKVEKIYVINVKPKKRRYRFYIEGYKSGYKKAIVKLKEGEKIAIT
- the rplB gene encoding 50S ribosomal protein L2; translation: MPLRKLKPVTPGQRHALLQDFSDITKTEPEKSLVVGLKKTGGRNNTGRITTRHIGGGHKRLYRIIDFKGRINHEGIVKSIEYDPNRNARIALIHYTDGVKSYIIAPLGLSIGDRIKCGEDAEIKVGNRLPLKKIPEGVQIYNIELIPGKGGKLVRSAGTLATLMVKGEKYAQVRLPSGEVRLFDLNCYASIGQVSNPEYKYISFGKAGRVRNLGIRPTVRATAMNPVDHPMGGGEGRGKGHQSQSPTGVPAKGYKTRKKKKPSDKLIIQRRKQK
- the rpsS gene encoding 30S ribosomal protein S19; this translates as MRSKKKGPYIDKKLMEKVLKQKESGKKEVIRTWARSCTIVPEFVGHTFGVHNGRTFVNVYVTENMVGHRLGEFAPTRTFRGHGAHTERAREKK
- the rplV gene encoding 50S ribosomal protein L22, whose translation is MEVVAKAKYVRIGPRKLRVLVELVKGKKVEEAFGILRNVKKRGAKILEKVIKSAENNGKNKGEGIEWKIKNIIIDGGPMLKRYRAATMGRGVMIRKRTSHITVILEGKGEE
- the rpsC gene encoding 30S ribosomal protein S3 — encoded protein: MGQKVNPIGLRIGIVEQWRSKWFSSKKEFKNLLREDVIIRDYIRKRYPRGTITKIEIEKTDKIRIRLYTPRPGVVLGRKGAEINQLRDELYEILKKQITIDCIEINPPGTSAQFLADSIVIQLEKRVPHRQAIKKAMDLAIQSGAKGIKVRISGRIGGVEIARSEQYILGKVSLHTLRAKIDYATSTAFTRSGTVGVKVWVYLGEILEEKGEKNAVNA
- the rplP gene encoding 50S ribosomal protein L16; the encoded protein is MPLMPKRVKYRKMQRGRTKGQAERGNKLFYGEYGLKVLEPGWITSAQIEAARIAITHYLKSKGKLWIRIFPDKPVTKKPAESRMGKGKGDVEKWVAVVLPGKIIFEIAGVSDELAKEALRRASYKIPYKSKIVTRSLVS
- the rpmC gene encoding 50S ribosomal protein L29; the encoded protein is MKKEELNKWKEATKEEIGNRILELKKQLYELNHQLLLGQLKNYSQIKEIKKDIARLKTILREKEIGAKNVKKNN
- the rpsQ gene encoding 30S ribosomal protein S17 — translated: MSKRTIEKTGVVVSDKMDKTRVVMVEYMTQHPIYKKILRKRRKFMVHDEDNITKVGDVVRIIQTRPLSKNKRWKIIEIIGKKGVISDSTEVNASGS
- the rplN gene encoding 50S ribosomal protein L14, with amino-acid sequence MIQLRSMLQVVDNTGAKKIMVIGFIGSSKKRYGYVGDVVVATVKHALPDGIVKKKEKVKAVIVRTKKETRRKDGSILKFDHNCAVIIDNEGNPRGTRVFGPVPRELREKNFTKIISLAPEVI
- the rplX gene encoding 50S ribosomal protein L24: MKFKLKRGDIVQVIKGKDRGKKGRILKIFKEENKVLVEGINFVKKHTRPRSVDRQGGIIQMEKPIAISNVNFFCLKCSKPTRLGIKFLEDGTKVRFCKKCKEIVEEK
- the rplE gene encoding 50S ribosomal protein L5 encodes the protein MEEPRLKKDYREKVVPELLKRFNYKNKMQVPKILKIVLNMGIGRDNKDAKAIESAQKELTLIAGQKAVLTKAKKSIAGFNVRKGNIVGVMVTLRGNRMYEFLDRLITVALPRVRDFEGLPGKSTDGKGSYTIGIKEHVIFPEVDYNTIYKVQGLNVTIVTSAKTPEETISLLREIGLPIREE
- a CDS encoding type Z 30S ribosomal protein S14; amino-acid sequence: MARKCFFEKVKRGAKFKVRERNRCWRCGRPRGYYRKFGICRVCFRELASKGEIPGVKKASW
- the rpsH gene encoding 30S ribosomal protein S8 → MTMTDPIADMLTRIRNANAISKSYVDVPFSKFKMKILDVLKEEKYIKDYELIQDNSRKYIRVHLLYFGKNKAITEIKRISTPGRKFYVSKDKIPVVKNNYGIAVLTTSKGVMSNKKAKEIGIGGEILFYIW
- the rplF gene encoding 50S ribosomal protein L6; the encoded protein is MARLGKKPIIIPEGVKVKIENGKVYVEGKKGNLVQEIFPNLSVVVEDKKIIVKNEVDPKNKKLYRKTNALWGLLRSLIFNMVKGVNEGFEKILEIHGVGYKGEVKGNKLILSVGFTHPVEVEIPKELSVEVSRNTIIFVRGADKQKVGEFAASIRRICPPEPYKGKGIRYRGEYVRQKATKAGVGATK
- the rplR gene encoding 50S ribosomal protein L18 yields the protein MKLTRKEKRIKRHIRVRKKVKGSSDRPRLCIYKSLKHIYASLIDDSVTPNKVITTVSSLSPEFKKLATDKSIHGGNLKGAELVGKLVAEKAISLGIEKVVFDRGGYKYTGRIKVLAESARKGGLKF